In Opitutus sp., one genomic interval encodes:
- a CDS encoding type II secretion system F family protein — MITFKAHYVSHLGFERRQLIEAEDEVSAIEKIEGKGGMLIELVYAGADDRADKRLKINIKSLLICLEGLTLMLEVGAKVDVSLRSAFSRTSNPQLRKFLGSATREVERNGKISEAFARFPRVFSPSMIYILRNHEQQGDLRLGLQRVTAYYHRLAELQGDVKKALLMPGVSMVAFVVAAAVIFGNTLPKFKKFITEMIPMEDLSLLSQVFFGISDFVVGNPWLCVGGVIGLPIAAWQLMQIARVRLWLFELGAKLPVVGPALSASALARFCETYATLARSGIKTVETLEMTGAVVGHPGYERAVARVRLSILNNNLIADAFLAEKTFPEEFRTGVAMGADDLAGVFEKLARHYVRESKNRIAIMVAAIEPLMVVLLGGFVLLAALSIILPIIALINAQSSAR, encoded by the coding sequence ATGATCACCTTCAAAGCGCACTATGTCAGCCACTTGGGTTTCGAGCGCCGCCAGCTCATCGAGGCGGAGGACGAGGTATCGGCCATCGAGAAAATCGAAGGCAAGGGCGGCATGTTAATCGAACTCGTCTACGCCGGTGCGGACGACCGCGCCGACAAACGACTTAAGATCAACATTAAATCCCTGCTCATCTGCCTGGAAGGCCTCACCCTGATGCTCGAGGTAGGCGCCAAGGTCGATGTATCGCTGCGTTCGGCGTTTAGCCGCACCAGCAACCCCCAGTTGCGCAAGTTCCTCGGTAGCGCCACACGTGAAGTGGAGCGCAACGGCAAGATATCAGAGGCCTTCGCCCGGTTCCCCCGGGTGTTTTCCCCGTCGATGATCTACATCCTGCGAAACCACGAACAACAGGGTGACTTGCGGCTGGGGTTACAGCGGGTGACGGCCTACTACCACCGGCTTGCAGAGCTGCAGGGAGATGTGAAAAAGGCACTCCTGATGCCAGGCGTAAGCATGGTAGCCTTTGTGGTCGCAGCGGCAGTGATCTTCGGCAATACGCTGCCCAAGTTTAAGAAGTTCATCACCGAGATGATCCCTATGGAAGACCTCTCGCTGTTATCCCAAGTGTTTTTCGGCATTTCGGATTTTGTTGTGGGGAACCCCTGGCTGTGCGTCGGCGGCGTGATCGGGCTGCCGATAGCGGCCTGGCAACTCATGCAGATCGCGCGCGTGAGGTTGTGGCTCTTCGAGCTCGGCGCCAAGCTGCCGGTGGTCGGCCCGGCGCTCAGTGCCAGCGCGCTGGCACGTTTCTGCGAGACGTATGCAACACTGGCCCGCTCTGGCATCAAAACCGTAGAAACCTTGGAAATGACCGGCGCGGTGGTCGGTCATCCCGGCTACGAACGCGCCGTGGCGCGCGTGCGCCTGAGCATCCTCAACAACAACCTTATCGCCGACGCCTTCCTCGCGGAAAAAACCTTTCCCGAGGAGTTTCGTACCGGCGTAGCGATGGGAGCCGACGACCTGGCTGGCGTTTTCGAAAAACTGGCCCGCCACTACGTGCGCGAGTCAAAAAATCGCATCGCTATCATGGTGGCGGCGATCGAGCCGCTCATGGTGGTGTTGCTGGGCGGCTTCGTCCTCTTGGCCGCACTCTCGATCATCCTGCCCATTATCGCGCTGATCAATGCGCAGAGTTCTGCCCGCTAG